In bacterium, a single genomic region encodes these proteins:
- a CDS encoding DUF1329 domain-containing protein: MAIFIAQIVLLPLAVVLAQDAPPADSATPAPAATPPAEISRATWGAAVGFAPNLSIDGYAPGMTIDRSNIDTFAAIVPEPVAILIRQYGLSLSTKDYEPYAPSEGYLAATRKNRGKAKLVEIGADTKTVGIANYEGGLPFPLPQSAREVAWNFHYAYGGDDGENEFSVYWISAKNGVERHETWKWTYIVNTKHRTDVPPMPVLDRLAKKNIAATSVTETLFPPDRKGQLALYIVYDNPTDREGWVYVPAQRRTFRFTSGNHGESWNNTDLLYEDIRGYSGRPEWMDWKIVAKTTMLAPFQTGAPHGKDAAGKIYDFENPPHFLPRLMWQLRPVYVMELTPKLASYPYSRQLLYIDAEAWYPHAKVAYDRKGQLWKVMINASNASPDPRTKPLSIATSLLVDLQEEHATAFPWLMNRANIGVDPNLFSQTTLRKKGQ, from the coding sequence ATGGCCATTTTCATTGCGCAGATCGTTCTTCTCCCGCTTGCCGTCGTTCTCGCCCAGGACGCGCCGCCGGCGGATAGCGCGACGCCCGCTCCCGCCGCGACGCCGCCCGCCGAGATTTCGCGCGCCACGTGGGGCGCGGCGGTGGGGTTCGCGCCGAACCTTTCGATCGACGGTTACGCGCCGGGCATGACGATCGACCGCTCGAACATCGACACGTTCGCCGCGATCGTACCGGAACCGGTCGCGATCTTGATCCGCCAATACGGCCTGTCGCTTTCGACCAAGGACTACGAGCCCTACGCACCAAGCGAAGGTTACCTCGCGGCCACCAGGAAAAATCGCGGCAAGGCGAAGCTCGTGGAAATCGGCGCGGACACAAAAACGGTGGGCATCGCGAACTACGAGGGCGGGCTGCCGTTTCCGCTTCCGCAATCCGCGCGCGAGGTGGCGTGGAACTTCCATTACGCCTACGGCGGCGACGACGGCGAAAACGAGTTCTCGGTTTACTGGATCTCCGCGAAAAACGGCGTGGAGCGGCACGAGACCTGGAAGTGGACCTACATCGTCAACACGAAGCACCGCACGGACGTGCCGCCGATGCCCGTGCTGGATCGGCTGGCCAAAAAGAACATCGCGGCCACGTCCGTCACCGAGACGCTGTTTCCACCCGACCGCAAGGGGCAGCTCGCGCTTTACATCGTTTACGACAATCCCACCGACCGCGAGGGGTGGGTGTACGTGCCGGCGCAGCGGCGCACGTTCCGTTTCACCTCCGGCAACCACGGCGAGTCCTGGAACAACACCGATCTGCTGTACGAGGATATCCGCGGATATTCCGGCCGGCCGGAGTGGATGGACTGGAAGATCGTCGCCAAGACGACGATGCTCGCGCCGTTTCAGACCGGCGCCCCGCACGGCAAGGATGCGGCCGGGAAGATCTACGATTTCGAGAATCCGCCGCACTTTCTTCCGCGCCTCATGTGGCAACTTCGCCCCGTATACGTCATGGAGCTGACGCCGAAGCTCGCGAGCTACCCCTACAGCCGGCAGCTCCTCTACATCGACGCCGAGGCCTGGTATCCGCACGCGAAGGTGGCGTATGACCGCAAGGGCCAGCTCTGGAAGGTGATGATCAATGCCTCGAACGCCTCGCCCGATCCGAGGACAAAGCCGCTTTCCATTGCCACATCGCTTTTGGTCGATCTCCAGGAGGAACATGCCACCGCGTTCCCCTGGTTGATGAACCGCGCGAATATCGGCGTCGATCCGAACCTGTTTTCACAGACGACGCTGCGCAAGAAGGGGCAGTAG